One Streptomyces sp. NBC_00102 DNA segment encodes these proteins:
- a CDS encoding class E sortase: MRQPVRPQGHQNPQQAPYGPQEGLGPSAEPGEWYDPEGYRRDWYGQEPRTAAAGPSGPAGPTASGFATGNVPTADGGAPAPGPARASGRHASPAAGAAPGTQAPGTQAPGTQAPGTQAPGTQEPVAQPPFTQDSSTRAPRAQDLSAPSFPSAFPDEAATTVLPPLDLPERDHDRLPPHDETVALRTVGPVRAGGAPQDVPPPGGRAERRRAAKAGGRRKAPQAPVPPGGSGPGAASGGAGPARPMSRVEARRAARAAKDSPAVVVSRVVGELFISLGVLMLLFVAYQLWWTNVRADRIAGQETHKIQDQWAAGERDPGTFAPGQGFAIIHIPKLDVVAPIAEGTSKEKVLDRGMVGHYGEGALKTAMPSDAQGNFALAGHRNTHGEPFRYVNKLVPGDKVVVETQDAYYTYEMTKTLAQTSPSNVSVISPVPAGSGFTAPGRYITLTTCTPEFTSTYRLIVWGKMVDERPRSKGKPDALLD; this comes from the coding sequence GTGCGGCAGCCCGTCCGGCCCCAGGGTCACCAGAACCCCCAACAGGCCCCGTACGGGCCGCAGGAGGGCCTTGGGCCGTCCGCCGAGCCCGGCGAGTGGTACGACCCCGAGGGCTACCGCCGTGACTGGTACGGGCAGGAACCGCGGACGGCCGCCGCCGGACCGTCCGGCCCCGCCGGCCCCACCGCGTCGGGCTTCGCCACCGGCAACGTGCCGACTGCGGATGGTGGCGCCCCCGCGCCGGGTCCCGCCCGGGCCTCCGGCCGCCACGCGTCCCCGGCCGCCGGAGCGGCACCCGGCACGCAGGCTCCCGGCACGCAGGCACCCGGCACGCAGGCACCCGGCACGCAGGCTCCCGGCACGCAGGAACCTGTTGCGCAGCCACCCTTCACGCAGGACTCCTCCACGCGAGCTCCCCGCGCACAGGACCTCTCCGCCCCGTCGTTCCCCAGTGCGTTCCCGGACGAGGCGGCGACCACCGTCCTGCCCCCGCTGGACCTTCCCGAGCGCGACCACGACCGGCTCCCGCCGCACGACGAGACCGTCGCCCTGCGGACGGTGGGCCCGGTCCGCGCGGGCGGGGCCCCGCAGGACGTACCGCCTCCCGGCGGCCGGGCCGAGCGCCGTAGGGCGGCCAAGGCGGGCGGCCGCCGCAAGGCGCCGCAGGCCCCGGTGCCGCCCGGGGGGAGCGGCCCGGGCGCGGCGAGCGGGGGCGCCGGTCCCGCCCGGCCGATGTCCCGGGTGGAGGCCCGCAGGGCGGCTCGGGCGGCCAAGGACAGTCCGGCCGTCGTCGTCAGCCGGGTCGTGGGCGAACTCTTCATATCGCTCGGTGTGTTGATGCTGCTCTTCGTGGCCTACCAGCTCTGGTGGACCAATGTCCGGGCCGACCGGATCGCCGGTCAGGAGACCCACAAGATCCAGGATCAGTGGGCGGCGGGCGAGCGGGACCCGGGGACCTTCGCGCCGGGCCAGGGCTTCGCGATCATCCACATCCCGAAACTCGACGTCGTCGCGCCCATCGCGGAGGGCACCAGCAAGGAGAAGGTGCTCGACCGGGGCATGGTCGGCCACTACGGCGAGGGTGCGCTGAAGACCGCGATGCCCTCGGACGCCCAGGGCAACTTCGCGCTGGCCGGGCACCGCAACACCCACGGTGAGCCGTTCCGTTACGTCAACAAACTGGTTCCGGGCGACAAGGTCGTGGTCGAGACCCAGGACGCGTACTACACGTACGAGATGACGAAGACCCTCGCGCAGACCTCGCCGTCCAACGTGTCAGTGATCAGTCCGGTGCCTGCCGGGTCGGGGTTCACGGCGCCCGGCCGGTACATCACTCTGACGACCTGTACGCCGGAGTTCACCAGTACGTACCGCCTCATCGTCTGGGGCAAGATGGTCGACGAGCGGCCTCGGAGCAAGGGCAAGCCCGACGCCCTCCTGGACTGA